The segment ATGCCATATGACAATGACATACTGGATTTTACATTTAGCCAGTCAGCCTGCAAGAGgccaagctgctgctgaaagaagaTGATGAATTGATCAGAGAAGTATATGAGTACTGgattaaaaagaggaaaaactgtcGAGGGCCCTCTCTTATCCCAGCAGTGAAACAAGAGAAGCGAGATGGCTCCAGCACAAATGATCCTTACGTTGCTTTTAGGAGACGAACAGAAAAGATGCAGACGAGGAAAGTAAGTAAACTATTTATTCCCTGTTACTTGTTtgtcttccttctccctctcatCAAGTAGCTTTTCTGAAGAGACAAACTTGCTAGGTAGTGTAAAATCATACaagttggctttttttgttttttctctttttccccttgcaaatgaaaagaagttTAACCACTTCAGACTAGCTTTTGGAGGGAGTttgcatttgttatttttttactcACTAAATTGGATGCTAAACCTGCTTGTGATGGTGGAAAGCTGTAGCTTATTGGTAGACGTAtgtgttcctctttgtttgtttgggcatgtggtttaaaaaacaatatttacaGTTTACTTTAGTTCAGATTCAGTAATTTAACTGATGTGGGAAAACATAAACCACTTCGTATCTACAGAATCGAAAAAATGATGAAGCATCCTATGAGAAGATGCTTAAACTGCGTCGAGACCTGAGTCGTGCAGTAACCATCCTGGAGATGataaagagaagggaaaaaagcaagaggGAGTTGCTGCATTTAACACTGGAAATTATCGAAAAGAGGTAATGTTATTGCAAATGTGCTACAGAAAGCTTTGGAAACTGCTGTAGATTTCAATTCCcatgaatattttataaaatatgagAGATTATCTTAGCAGAAGAATtgaaatttgtgttttgttaaCAATATAGCATGTTCTCATTTATGACTCTGAAGAGCAAAATGGAATTTAGGAAGTTACTCGTTGTGGAAAAAGCAGCCTGCCACCTTAATGTGCTTTGTTCTATTATATGTGTATTCTTAGATTTGTATCTTATGTCCTGTGTATTACGTGGGAAGGAAGATCATAGCTTCAGGTAAATTCCTTTCAAAATTGATAGGTTAACTGCATAGATTAAGGAATATTCtcttgaagaaaatgaacaggaaTTTCATACAACTTAATGTACTATTCTGTGAGTTGTTTTTAACTTGTGTGTCTGACATCCTGTTTGACAGCTGTACAGAAGACCAAATGCTCCACTTACTCAGTTGTCACTTTTCCAGTGAACTGAGAATCACATCTGAAATGTGGAGTTGTTCTTCTAGCAGTTGATATTTAGAATCTGATTGGACTTCTCAAATTTAAGTGTGTATGTTTGTAAACTTTAGTTTTGAGTCAGTACTGTCAAGCTCTAAAATCAACTTCTGCTGTAGTTTGAGTTTTTGGGAGCACAAGCTGAGTATTTCCGTCCTTTCTAGCAGGTGCTCTTTTTTCAAGCACTGACCATGTCTAGTAAAGTTAGGGGAGAGATGCACTAGCTTTTTTTAAGCAAGTAAGCTCTTGAACACAAAAGTGGCTAAAAAACTGACCACCAAATCAGCACTGCGCACAGGTCTTGCAATGCAATACGTTTCATGGTTCTGCATCTCACAAAGATGCGCTACTGCACAAAGACTATTTGTGAATAAGGCTCTGCTCCTTACTGTTCAACAACTTCATGatgaaatttttctttcaaatggtACTGCCTGCAGGCAAGGAGGGAAAGAGCTTGTCCTGTTCCTCCTTCACGTTTTTGTTTCCACTTCTTCcctttgcattatttttttttaacagacagCTGTCCTTGTTTGTCAGGACTAGGCATTGCAGTAAAAATGTGCGTGCTATTAGTCTCCTCCGCAACAGTCATATTTGAACTTCTGCTGACTTCTTGGAAGTCCTTTTACCCCAAATTGCAAGTTTTGTTGGTCTGTGTTTAACTGTTGTATCTGgtaaaaaacacagaaaaacatgcatgttacaaataattaaaacagaGTGATGTTATTATCTTCTGATTACAGGTATAATTTGGGTGATTACAGTGGAGAGATTGTGTCTGAGGTCATGGCACAGCGGCAGCCAATGAAACCTACCTATGCTATTCCCATCATTCCTGTGACTAACAGCAGTCCTTTCAAACATCAAGAAACTATGGAACTGAAAGAATATAAAGTTAACAAAGTGAGTAACGTCAATAACAGAGTTGCTGTATGCCGTGATAGAAGCAAACCACAGCATTTTAGGATACAACTGCAGAAAACATACTTAATTGGGTGGGAGGCAGGAGCTTTTGGGTGCTGGAAGTagaccagcagagctgcagtagAAGGAAAATCCTTTGTTCTGTTGGAGTGATGAAAACCTTGAAACTAATGGGGTTCCTCAGGACAAAAAGGGAAGTAATTTAGATGAGTTACAGACAGAAGGATACTTGCAGTTATATGAACCTTTTGCTCTGTTTGATACTACTCTGATATTTGTTGCTGAAGTTAGGACATTCTGAACAAAGCTGTATTTCTTACCTAGATATTCAGTGAAGATAGGACTGATAGGGTGAAACCCATGGTCTGTTGTGAATTCATGTAGCAATTTTAATCTAGAGGTTGGCTTGATTCAGTGTATGTTTTTTGATGTGACCCACTGGTACTCCTTAGCATGCAGTATGTCGTTGGTTTTGTATTTAAGTGAAGTATCAGTTACTGAGTTACCTGaccagcattttcttcttcctgctggCTTTGTGCCATATGTAACATAGCTACAGTACCAATTGCTGAGCATGTTAAATACATCACGTAACAGCAGAAAAGCTAAaacacatttgcatttttaaacagatttcttGGACCTCCAGAACATCCCAGAGCTGTTTGGGATCTGACAGGATAGCTTGAATCAGTCAATGCTTTCACTGATAGCAGGACACTATATTTGAGATTGCTGGAGTGTCATCTATGAGTGACACTGGGTTGGTGCAGTGTCTCAGAGCTTGAAAGAAGCATGTTAGTTGGAGACttggaaaatgtatttgaacCTGCATGGGGAAATaagtttaatttttgtttttggatGTGCTCAGTATTTTTGAGTTCAGTTTCTGCCTCTTAAAGCATTATTTAGTTATTGATTCCCcatcactgcaaaaacacagatGAATGTTAGCctaacagcactgctgtgtatGTTTTGGTCTACTTCCCCAGTGTATATTCACCTTGACCACTGGTGTTCTGTTTGGAAGGGCGACAGAGCAAACAGTGCTTAATTCCACCCTATGTATTAAACATTTCAGTCATTAGAAGTGAAGTAGAAATATTCTTGAAAGGTCTGCTTGTGTTGCTATTAAGATGGTATAGTGAAGATGTTACTGTCTAGTTTGCTTACACGGTAGTTTTGGAGAGCTACTGTTGTGGTCTAATTTACTTTTGTGTAAAAACTTGCTGCTTTTTTCGCTTCAGCAGGATAAATCTGATGTTATTCGGCCTAAAAGAAAGTATGAGAAGAAGCCAAAAGTCTTACCTTCGTCTGCTGCTGCTACTCCTCAACAGACGAGTCCTGCTGCACTGCCAGTCTTTAATGCTAAAGATTTGAATCAGTATGATTTCCCTAGCTCGGATGAAGAACCCCTCTCCCAGGTAGGATCTCTAGAATTCTCCCCTGCTGTTAGGAAAGGAATAGGAATAAAACTCACACACTTACTAATACCTGTCCTTGCCCACCCTGCTTGCATTTTACAGGTTTTGTCTGGTTCTTCAGAggctgaggaagaaaatgatcCCGATGGTCCTTTTGCCTTCCGTAGGAAAGCAGGCTGTCAGTACTATGCTGTAAGTAGAATTTTCTTGTGTATTGTAAGACAGAGTGTTGTTGTTGGGAAAATCCGTGTGTTTAATtgtttgtaattattttaagccTCATTTAGACCAACCTGGCAACTGGCCATGGAGTAGCCCTAAAGAGGGAAGATTAGGAGATGTGCGTTACAGATACTGCTTAACCACTCTGACAGTACCCCAGAGGTGTATTGGGTTTGCACGAAGGCGGGTCGGCCGTGGAGGGAGGTGAGTGCTACGTCATtgttgtggtggttttttgcttattttcactttaaataaataaatatgtgtgtatatgtatttatataatcAGTAGGTATATCAGGAAATATATATAATCAGTAAGTCATCTTTGAAATaagcaaagataaaatgcacaaaactagtaaaaaaaaaacctcacagaagatggaattatttaaaataccaTGTGATGGTTTGCTCAGCAGATCAATGTCTCCATTTTTGTACTGGAAGCTGCTCTAACAGTGCTTGCTGAGAAGTTTCTCAACTTTGTTTAttgtcagcagtgctgggttCCAAGGTGAAAACTAATGTATGGTTTTAGCTGTAGTTGTTTCATAGGTTATTGGCATCGTTCAAGACCACATACTCTGTTTGGAGGTTGAAAtagatttttgatgaaaatgcatttcttagTGCAGTTGTGCTGTAGAGGATAATTTTGGAAGGAATTTTTGAAAGTGAAAGTAACTGCTAAGTTCTAAATGTTGCCAAAAATCTTAAAGAATTCAAGACTGTTACTTCAAGCATTTTACTTTTGCTCTactgtaatattaaaaaaatagttaaaaatcaCTTGGTGTGTAAGTGCACTTCTGTAAACACTGGGAATCTTGATGTCAGTTTTCTGGTcattttttaatcatattttggaaaaaaggATTGTGGTTTGGCATTCAGATGTGCTTTAGAACCTCTTAATGTATTAGCAAGTCACATTAGGAGCTGCAGGCTCTTACTGGCATTTAGCAGGGTGGTCGGGATATGATAGCTTTTGGTGCTTTGTGGGCTGATGGTAGATGTGCTGACATAATGTAAAGTAAAGCACTTAGGTTGAATTTGCTGTAAGAGGGCACTTGGTTACTTAAGCATTTCAGTGTCCATTTTTATTGTGCTCCAGAAGTGTTCAAGCCCGATGGAAGGCTTCTGCAACTGATGTTGTGGTGCCTCAATAGCTCTACCATGGTGTACATCAGTTATTGATACAGTAAAGGCTAGAAtatagaaagaaagagaaacctAAATGTATTACTTCCTGTGAAGCACTAAAGATACAGTCATACTTCCTGTGGCTGTTTTCAAAGGTGGTGTGTTCTAGAACAACTCTGTGGTTTCTTGTACTTCACGTGTGTCTTCCCCAAGCACACATGACAAGCTGGTGACTTCTTGGTATTTTCCTTTGGTATTTGCCACTGTgtaattctgctttgttttcttttagggTGCTACTAGACAGAGCACATTCGGACTACGATAATACATTTCATCAGCTGGATTTGGAAATGCTTTCCTCATCACAACACTCTTCAATCAGTCAATTTGCCAATACCTCAGAAACAAATACCTCGGACAAATCTTTCTCGAAAGACCTCAGTCAGATACTAGTCAATATCAAATCATGTAGATGGCGGCACTTTAGGCCTCGGACACCATCCCTACATGACAGTGACAATGACGAACTCTCCTGTAGGAAACTGTACAGGGGTGTAAATCGAACAGGCACAGCACAACCTGGGACCCAGACATGCAGTACCTCTATACAAAGTAAAAGTAGCAGTGGTTCAGCACATTTTGGTATGTTTACTTTGACAAGCTTGCTTTTAGAAATACTAACCTTGGTTCAGAGAATCCTGAATATGGTTAGCTTGTGCGTATTTTATCTTGATGGTAGCAGCCTGTCTTTTATCTTTGCTGCACAGAATGCTTATTGATAGTTACTGCCAGCAGTAGCGTAATGCATCTCAAGTTCATGCAGACTGCCTTGGTATATAGTTAAGATTTCTACAGATGTGGTGGTTTAGAAGCAGTTTTGTATGGGGTTGAAGTTAACCTGGAATATCTAAAcgttgaaaattaaaaatactttgtaaaTATTGATACAAACATTATGTTCTAAACTTTCTGAAATGTGGTGGTTTGGCTGAAATGTTTGCATTGGAACTCCCAGTGTGCTTATGAATTCTCATCTGGACATGGTATAACTAAACCCTGTTTGCTGTCCAAACCATAACCCAATCTGCTGCCATCCATGCTGTGTGCAGGTGCTCatgctcagcagagctctgggacTGATGACCCATATATCCCATGAGCACATGGCAGGTGGCCTTTGTAGAACCTGAGTTGCAGAACTGAGGAACTGACTGTAAGAAGACTTGATGAAATTTGCTGTAGTATCGTTAGTTGTTGGAACTGAAATACTGTTGGATAGCATCTCTGTATTGGGTTGATCACAGCGAGAAGCTGGTGCTGATGTGCTGAGCTTACGACTTAGGCAACTTGAGTTTTGGTCACTTAAATCTCACCTTTTTATAGAAAGGGAACTGAAGCGGGTTTCTTTTCGTGCTTTTTTTCAACAAATAGCTTTGCAAATTCTTTACAGCAGTTTTTTGAATAAAATCCTGTGTTCCCTTTCATTCCAAGTTACAGTTAAATATAGGAGTACGGTTGGGTGTAGGTGCATATATTCAACTTAGCGGATTGTGGGATGTTTTGGGGACTTGCTGAAAGATATTCTAGTATCTGACTTATCCTCCTGTTCTCCAGTATATTTTGTCCATTACCTTGTCTTAATTCCTTGCACCCCCTTGTTTGTTCTAAGAATTGTTCCTTGTTTTTAGAATGATGGAATGGCTTTATTCTGCTCCCTTCTTTCATGCTGTCCTAACATAGGTCCCCGTCCCCGCCTCCaccccttctttcttttatgattCTTCTCGCAGGGAAATGTGTTAGGGCTGAAGCTGGTGGTTGTGATCAAAGCGTGGCTTTCAGTGTTTGAATTCAGGCCTGTCTCTCAAATGAGGTTTCTTATCAGTAAACCAGGTCTAGAACAGTAGTGTCATTTGCCCAGTGGCCCATCTGAACTtgactgaaatgaaaacaaaactgtgcaATGGATAGTATATTCTCTGAAATGTTGATAGGCAGTACCTCGTATCTGGTAATGAGAATTAACAGAAATGAGCAGATGGAGTTCAAAGCATGTATCtgtgtgtatatgcatacatataaaaGATTCTTTAAGAGTGTTATCCTTATTATCCTTAAAAAGATGGTTGAAATACCTCTGAAATGGAGGTAAGGAGGTGGAATTACTTATGGTGATGAGTTCTGTACTAAGTTTAATTACATGGCTGTGTATTGAAGCATGTGTAAGTGCCTGGCATATTGTGTTCGTTTGTGCCTGGAGTTCTGTAGAGATGGTTTCTCGATGTAAAATAAGTAAACGCTGGGAGCTTAAAATTCTGGAGTTTAGTTTCGTGTG is part of the Gallus gallus isolate bGalGal1 chromosome 2, bGalGal1.mat.broiler.GRCg7b, whole genome shotgun sequence genome and harbors:
- the EPC1 gene encoding enhancer of polycomb homolog 1 isoform X3, which translates into the protein MSKLSFRARALDASKPLPVFRCEDLPDLAEYASINRAVPQMPTGMEKEEESEHHLQRAISAQQVYGEKRDNMVIPVPEAESNIAYYESIYPGEFKMPKQLIHIQPFSLDAEQPDYDMDSEDEVFVNKLKKRMDISPLQFEEMIDRLEKGSGQQPVSLQEAKLLLKEDDELIREVYEYWIKKRKNCRGPSLIPAVKQEKRDGSSTNDPYVAFRRRTEKMQTRKNRKNDEASYEKMLKLRRDLSRAVTILEMIKRREKSKRELLHLTLEIIEKRYNLGDYSGEIVSEVMAQRQPMKPTYAIPIIPVTNSSPFKHQETMELKEYKVNKQDKSDVIRPKRKYEKKPKVLPSSAAATPQQTSPAALPVFNAKDLNQYDFPSSDEEPLSQVLSGSSEAEEENDPDGPFAFRRKAGCQYYAPHLDQPGNWPWSSPKEGRLGDVRYRYCLTTLTVPQRCIGFARRRVGRGGRVLLDRAHSDYDNTFHQLDLEMLSSSQHSSISQFANTSETNTSDKSFSKDLSQILVNIKSCRWRHFRPRTPSLHDSDNDELSCRKLYRGVNRTGTAQPGTQTCSTSIQSKSSSGSAHFAFTAEQYQQHQQQLALMQKQQLAQIHQQQANSNSSANTSQGFVSKTLDSVSAQFAASALVTSEQLMGFKMKDDVVLGIGVNGILQASGVYKGLHLSSTTPTALVHTSSSSTAGSALLQPSNITQTSSSHSALSHQASAANSATTQVLIGNNIRLTVPSSVATVNSITTLNARHIPRTLSAVPSSALKLAAATNCQVPKVPASSSVDAVPRENHETEKPALNNIADNTVAMEVT
- the EPC1 gene encoding enhancer of polycomb homolog 1 isoform X7 → MVIPVPEAESNIAYYESIYPGEFKMPKQLIHIQPFSLDAEQPDYDMDSEDEVFVNKLKKRMDISPLQFEEMIDRLEKGSGQQPVSLQEAKLLLKEDDELIREVYEYWIKKRKNCRGPSLIPAVKQEKRDGSSTNDPYVAFRRRTEKMQTRKNRKNDEASYEKMLKLRRDLSRAVTILEMIKRREKSKRELLHLTLEIIEKRYNLGDYSGEIVSEVMAQRQPMKPTYAIPIIPVTNSSPFKHQETMELKEYKVNKDKSDVIRPKRKYEKKPKVLPSSAAATPQQTSPAALPVFNAKDLNQYDFPSSDEEPLSQVLSGSSEAEEENDPDGPFAFRRKAGCQYYAPHLDQPGNWPWSSPKEGRLGDVRYRYCLTTLTVPQRCIGFARRRVGRGGRVLLDRAHSDYDNTFHQLDLEMLSSSQHSSISQFANTSETNTSDKSFSKDLSQILVNIKSCRWRHFRPRTPSLHDSDNDELSCRKLYRGVNRTGTAQPGTQTCSTSIQSKSSSGSAHFAFTAEQYQQHQQQLALMQKQQLAQIHQQQANSNSSANTSQGFVSKTLDSVSAQFAASALVTSEQLMGFKMKDDVVLGIGVNGILQASGVYKGLHLSSTTPTALVHTSSSSTAGSALLQPSNITQTSSSHSALSHQASAANSATTQVLIGNNIRLTVPSSVATVNSITTLNARHIPRTLSAVPSSALKLAAATNCQVPKVPASSSVDAVPRENHETEKPALNNIADNTVAMEVT
- the EPC1 gene encoding enhancer of polycomb homolog 1 isoform X8 produces the protein MSKLSFRARALDASKPLPVFRCEDLPDLAEYASINRAVPQMPTGMEKEEESEHHLQRAISAQQVYGEKRDNMVIPVPEAESNIAYYESIYPGEFKMPKQLIHIQPFSLDAEQPDYDMDSEDEVFVNKLKKRMDISPLQFEEMIDRLEKGSGQQPVSLQEAKLLLKEDDELIREVYEYWIKKRKNCRGPSLIPAVKQEKRDGSSTNDPYVAFRRRTEKMQTRKNRKNDEASYEKMLKLRRDLSRAVTILEMIKRREKSKRELLHLTLEIIEKRYNLGDYSGEIVSEVMAQRQPMKPTYAIPIIPVTNSSPFKHQETMELKEYKVNKQDKSDVIRPKRKYEKKPKVLPSSAAATPQQTSPAALPVFNAKDLNQYDFPSSDEEPLSQVLSGSSEAEEENDPDGPFAFRRKAGCQYYAPHLDQPGNWPWSSPKEGRLGDVRYRYCLTTLTVPQRCIGFARRRVGRGGRVLLDRAHSDYDNTFHQLDLEMLSSSQHSSISQFANTSETNTSDKSFSKDLSQILVNIKSCRWRHFRPRTPSLHDSDNDELSCRKLYRGVNRTGTAQPGTQTCSTSIQSKSSSGSAHFGGFGFCPEDLERGFLQEAGGDWIRDDFCT
- the EPC1 gene encoding enhancer of polycomb homolog 1 isoform X5; translation: MVIPVPEAESNIAYYESIYPGEFKMPKQLIHIQPFSLDAEQPDYDMDSEDEVFVNKLKKRMDISPLQFEEMIDRLEKGSGQQPVSLQEAKLLLKEDDELIREVYEYWIKKRKNCRGPSLIPAVKQEKRDGSSTNDPYVAFRRRTEKMQTRKNRKNDEASYEKMLKLRRDLSRAVTILEMIKRREKSKRELLHLTLEIIEKRYNLGDYSGEIVSEVMAQRQPMKPTYAIPIIPVTNSSPFKHQETMELKEYKVNKQDKSDVIRPKRKYEKKPKVLPSSAAATPQQTSPAALPVFNAKDLNQYDFPSSDEEPLSQVLSGSSEAEEENDPDGPFAFRRKAGCQYYAPHLDQPGNWPWSSPKEGRLGDVRYRYCLTTLTVPQRCIGFARRRVGRGGRVLLDRAHSDYDNTFHQLDLEMLSSSQHSSISQFANTSETNTSDKSFSKDLSQILVNIKSCRWRHFRPRTPSLHDSDNDELSCRKLYRGVNRTGTAQPGTQTCSTSIQSKSSSGSAHFAFTAEQYQQHQQQLALMQKQQLAQIHQQQANSNSSANTSQNLETNQQESGFRLNLHHSHSVKCLEGTLQGFVSKTLDSVSAQFAASALVTSEQLMGFKMKDDVVLGIGVNGILQASGVYKGLHLSSTTPTALVHTSSSSTAGSALLQPSNITQTSSSHSALSHQASAANSATTQVLIGNNIRLTVPSSVATVNSITTLNARHIPRTLSAVPSSALKLAAATNCQVPKVPASSSVDAVPRENHETEKPALNNIADNTVAMEVT
- the EPC1 gene encoding enhancer of polycomb homolog 1 isoform X2, with amino-acid sequence MSKLSFRARALDASKPLPVFRCEDLPDLAEYASINRAVPQMPTGMEKEEESEHHLQRAISAQQVYGEKRDNMVIPVPEAESNIAYYESIYPGEFKMPKQLIHIQPFSLDAEQPDYDMDSEDEVFVNKLKKRMDISPLQFEEMIDRLEKGSGQQPVSLQEAKLLLKEDDELIREVYEYWIKKRKNCRGPSLIPAVKQEKRDGSSTNDPYVAFRRRTEKMQTRKNRKNDEASYEKMLKLRRDLSRAVTILEMIKRREKSKRELLHLTLEIIEKRYNLGDYSGEIVSEVMAQRQPMKPTYAIPIIPVTNSSPFKHQETMELKEYKVNKDKSDVIRPKRKYEKKPKVLPSSAAATPQQTSPAALPVFNAKDLNQYDFPSSDEEPLSQVLSGSSEAEEENDPDGPFAFRRKAGCQYYAPHLDQPGNWPWSSPKEGRLGDVRYRYCLTTLTVPQRCIGFARRRVGRGGRVLLDRAHSDYDNTFHQLDLEMLSSSQHSSISQFANTSETNTSDKSFSKDLSQILVNIKSCRWRHFRPRTPSLHDSDNDELSCRKLYRGVNRTGTAQPGTQTCSTSIQSKSSSGSAHFAFTAEQYQQHQQQLALMQKQQLAQIHQQQANSNSSANTSQNLETNQQESGFRLNLHHSHSVKCLEGTLQGFVSKTLDSVSAQFAASALVTSEQLMGFKMKDDVVLGIGVNGILQASGVYKGLHLSSTTPTALVHTSSSSTAGSALLQPSNITQTSSSHSALSHQASAANSATTQVLIGNNIRLTVPSSVATVNSITTLNARHIPRTLSAVPSSALKLAAATNCQVPKVPASSSVDAVPRENHETEKPALNNIADNTVAMEVT
- the EPC1 gene encoding enhancer of polycomb homolog 1 isoform X1, which gives rise to MSKLSFRARALDASKPLPVFRCEDLPDLAEYASINRAVPQMPTGMEKEEESEHHLQRAISAQQVYGEKRDNMVIPVPEAESNIAYYESIYPGEFKMPKQLIHIQPFSLDAEQPDYDMDSEDEVFVNKLKKRMDISPLQFEEMIDRLEKGSGQQPVSLQEAKLLLKEDDELIREVYEYWIKKRKNCRGPSLIPAVKQEKRDGSSTNDPYVAFRRRTEKMQTRKNRKNDEASYEKMLKLRRDLSRAVTILEMIKRREKSKRELLHLTLEIIEKRYNLGDYSGEIVSEVMAQRQPMKPTYAIPIIPVTNSSPFKHQETMELKEYKVNKQDKSDVIRPKRKYEKKPKVLPSSAAATPQQTSPAALPVFNAKDLNQYDFPSSDEEPLSQVLSGSSEAEEENDPDGPFAFRRKAGCQYYAPHLDQPGNWPWSSPKEGRLGDVRYRYCLTTLTVPQRCIGFARRRVGRGGRVLLDRAHSDYDNTFHQLDLEMLSSSQHSSISQFANTSETNTSDKSFSKDLSQILVNIKSCRWRHFRPRTPSLHDSDNDELSCRKLYRGVNRTGTAQPGTQTCSTSIQSKSSSGSAHFAFTAEQYQQHQQQLALMQKQQLAQIHQQQANSNSSANTSQNLETNQQESGFRLNLHHSHSVKCLEGTLQGFVSKTLDSVSAQFAASALVTSEQLMGFKMKDDVVLGIGVNGILQASGVYKGLHLSSTTPTALVHTSSSSTAGSALLQPSNITQTSSSHSALSHQASAANSATTQVLIGNNIRLTVPSSVATVNSITTLNARHIPRTLSAVPSSALKLAAATNCQVPKVPASSSVDAVPRENHETEKPALNNIADNTVAMEVT
- the EPC1 gene encoding enhancer of polycomb homolog 1 isoform X6, whose product is MVIPVPEAESNIAYYESIYPGEFKMPKQLIHIQPFSLDAEQPDYDMDSEDEVFVNKLKKRMDISPLQFEEMIDRLEKGSGQQPVSLQEAKLLLKEDDELIREVYEYWIKKRKNCRGPSLIPAVKQEKRDGSSTNDPYVAFRRRTEKMQTRKNRKNDEASYEKMLKLRRDLSRAVTILEMIKRREKSKRELLHLTLEIIEKRYNLGDYSGEIVSEVMAQRQPMKPTYAIPIIPVTNSSPFKHQETMELKEYKVNKQDKSDVIRPKRKYEKKPKVLPSSAAATPQQTSPAALPVFNAKDLNQYDFPSSDEEPLSQVLSGSSEAEEENDPDGPFAFRRKAGCQYYAPHLDQPGNWPWSSPKEGRLGDVRYRYCLTTLTVPQRCIGFARRRVGRGGRVLLDRAHSDYDNTFHQLDLEMLSSSQHSSISQFANTSETNTSDKSFSKDLSQILVNIKSCRWRHFRPRTPSLHDSDNDELSCRKLYRGVNRTGTAQPGTQTCSTSIQSKSSSGSAHFAFTAEQYQQHQQQLALMQKQQLAQIHQQQANSNSSANTSQGFVSKTLDSVSAQFAASALVTSEQLMGFKMKDDVVLGIGVNGILQASGVYKGLHLSSTTPTALVHTSSSSTAGSALLQPSNITQTSSSHSALSHQASAANSATTQVLIGNNIRLTVPSSVATVNSITTLNARHIPRTLSAVPSSALKLAAATNCQVPKVPASSSVDAVPRENHETEKPALNNIADNTVAMEVT
- the EPC1 gene encoding enhancer of polycomb homolog 1 isoform X4; the encoded protein is MSKLSFRARALDASKPLPVFRCEDLPDLAEYASINRAVPQMPTGMEKEEESEHHLQRAISAQQVYGEKRDNMVIPVPEAESNIAYYESIYPGEFKMPKQLIHIQPFSLDAEQPDYDMDSEDEVFVNKLKKRMDISPLQFEEMIDRLEKGSGQQPVSLQEAKLLLKEDDELIREVYEYWIKKRKNCRGPSLIPAVKQEKRDGSSTNDPYVAFRRRTEKMQTRKNRKNDEASYEKMLKLRRDLSRAVTILEMIKRREKSKRELLHLTLEIIEKRYNLGDYSGEIVSEVMAQRQPMKPTYAIPIIPVTNSSPFKHQETMELKEYKVNKDKSDVIRPKRKYEKKPKVLPSSAAATPQQTSPAALPVFNAKDLNQYDFPSSDEEPLSQVLSGSSEAEEENDPDGPFAFRRKAGCQYYAPHLDQPGNWPWSSPKEGRLGDVRYRYCLTTLTVPQRCIGFARRRVGRGGRVLLDRAHSDYDNTFHQLDLEMLSSSQHSSISQFANTSETNTSDKSFSKDLSQILVNIKSCRWRHFRPRTPSLHDSDNDELSCRKLYRGVNRTGTAQPGTQTCSTSIQSKSSSGSAHFAFTAEQYQQHQQQLALMQKQQLAQIHQQQANSNSSANTSQGFVSKTLDSVSAQFAASALVTSEQLMGFKMKDDVVLGIGVNGILQASGVYKGLHLSSTTPTALVHTSSSSTAGSALLQPSNITQTSSSHSALSHQASAANSATTQVLIGNNIRLTVPSSVATVNSITTLNARHIPRTLSAVPSSALKLAAATNCQVPKVPASSSVDAVPRENHETEKPALNNIADNTVAMEVT